The region GTCGCCGACGGGGTCAATGTTCTTCCGCCGCCGTCGGCGCTGCTGCACGCGCAGGACAAGTTGGTGATGCGGCGAAAGTTGTCGGAGCTCGGTGCGCCGGTGCCGCGCTACGCGGACGTGTCATCGGTTGATGACGCCGTCGCGTTCGCGGAGTCGGTCGGCGGGGCCGTCGTCATCAAGACGGTGCGCGGTGGATACGACGGCCGCGGGGTGGTGATGGCGTCGTCGGTCGACGAGGCGCGCGCGATCGTGGAGGGCTATCTGGCCGACGGGGTGCCGGTCCTGGTCGAGGAGCGGGTCGAGATGCGCCGCGAACTGGCCGCGCTGGTGGCCCGCTCGCCGTTCGGGCAGGGCGCGGCGTGGCCGGTGGTGGAGACGGTGCAGGAGGACGGCATCTGCGTCACCGTGATCGCGCCGGCGCCCAATCTGTCCTACGAAACCGGTTCGGCTGCTTCGGAATTGGCGCTGCGGGTGGCCGCCGAGCTCGGGGTCGTCGGCGTGCTGGCGGTGGAGCTGTTCGAGACGGTCGACGGCCGGTTGCTGGTCAACGAGCTCGCGATGCGTCCGCACAATTCCGGGCACTGGACCATGGACGGCGCGCGGACCAGCCAGTTCGAGCAGCACCTGCGCGCGGTGCTCGACTATCCGCTCGGGGACACGTCGGCGCTGACGCCCTACACCGTGATGGGCAATGTGATCGGCGCGCCGCAGACGCCGGCGATCTCGATGGACGAGCGGATCCACCACCTGTGCGCGCGGATGCCCGAGGCGAAGGTGCACCTCTACGGCAAGGAGGAGCGGCCCGGCCGCAAGATCGGCCACGTCAACATCGTCGGCGCCGACTGGGAGTCGCTGCGGGAGCGGGCCGAGCGGGCGGCACACTGGCTGTCGCACGCGGAATGGACGGACGGATGGGACCCTCACACATGAGCGCACGAGTCGGCTTGATCATGGGCAGCGACAGCGACTGGCCCGTGATGTCGGAGGCGGCCGAGGCGTTGGCCGAGTTCGACGTGCCGTTCGAGGTGGGGGTCGTCTCGGCGCACCGCACGCCGGCCCGGATGCTGTCGTACGCCCAGGACGCGGCGGGCCGGGGGATCGGAGTGATCATCGCGGGCGCGGGCGGCGCGGCCCATCTGCCGGGCATGGTCGCGTCGGCGACGCCGCTGCCGGTGATCGGGGTGCCGGTGCCGCTGGCGCGGCTGGACGGCATGGACTCGCTGCTGTCGATCGTGCAGATGCCGGCCGGTGTGCCGGTGGCGACGGTGTCGATCGGCGGGGCGCGCAATGCGGGGCTGCTGGCCGTGCGAATTCTCGGCTCGGCAGACGCGGCGTTGCGTGAGCGGATGGCGTCGTTTCAGCAGGGCCTGGAGGAGATGGTGCTAGCCAAAGACGAGGCGCTGCGGAAGCGGCTGCTGGGGGAGTAGTTGGTTTGCGTAGCTAAGCGATTGACGAGCGCGTCAAAGCAGGCACAGCGAAATCATTCGAGACTTATGTGATCTAGCTCACAACGGAGCCACCGAGGAGGGCTGAGCGCCCCGAGCCCTCAGTACGGCGGTTACGACGCCCGGAGGACGAGGACCGGTTCGGCGCTCGGCACCGGCGCGGCCGCTTGGATGTGCCCGGTCTGGGCCGCGTGGATGCCCGCGTCGACGACTGCCGAAGCGCGCAGCGCATGCGGAGTACCGTTCCATCCACACTCGCAGTGAGCGGTACGGCGAAGGGCGCGGCCATCGATGTACACCTGCATGGTTGGGAGAGTAACCACGCAGCGTGAGAATCAACCACGCTGCTCCTGAGCTTTTCCTTAGAGAGCCGGTTCGCCCCGACTTCGCGCAAAACTTCGAGCACGGTAAAGTTACCGGTGAGTAGCAAGGAGATCATGATGGCTAGTTGGTCCGGCGATCCGTCGTTCGATTTGTTCCAGTTGCCCGAGGAGCACCGCGAACTCCGCGACGCGATCCGTGCGCTGGCGGAGAAGGAGATCGCCCCGCACGCCGCCGACGTCGACGAGAACGCACGCTTCCCCGAAGAGGCGCGTCAGGCGCTCGTCGCATCGGGCTTCAACGCCGTGCACGTGCCCGAGGAGTACGACGGACAGGGCGCCGACTCGGTCGCGGCGTGCATCGTCATCGAGGAGGTCGCCCGGGTCGACGCGTCGGCCTCGCTGATTCCCGCGGTCAACAAGCTCGGCACCATGGGGCTGATCCTGCGGGGCTCCGACGAGCTCAAGCAGAAGGTGCTGCCGTCGATCGCCTCGGGCGAGGCGATGGCCTCCTACGCGCTGTCCGAGCGCGAGGCCGGCAGCGACGCCGCCTCGATGCGGACCCGCGCCAAGGCCGACGGCGACGACTGGATCCTCAACGGCGCAAAGTGCTGGATCACCAACGGCGGCAAGTCCAGCTGGTACACCGTCATGGCCGTCACCGATCCCGACAAGGGCGCGAACGGCATCTCGGCGTTCATGGTCCACGAGGACGACGAGGGCTTCACCGTCGGGCCGAAGGAGCGCAAGCTCGGCATCAAGGGCTCGCCCACCACAGAGCTGTACTTCGAGAACTGCCGCATTCCCGGCGACCGGATCATCGGTGACCCGGGCACCGGTTTCAAGACCGCGCTGGCCACGCTCGACCACACCCGCCCGACGATCGGCGCGCAGGCCGTCGGCATCGCGCAGGGTGCCGTGGATGCGGCGATCGAGTACACCAAGGACCGCAAGCAGTTCGGCAAGTCGATCAGCGATTTCCAGGCCGTGCAGTTCATGCTCGCCGACATGGCGATGAAGGTGGAGGCCGCCCGGTTGATGGTGTACTCGGCCGCGGCCCGCGCCGAGCGGGGCGAGGGGAATCTCGGATTCATCTCCGCGGCCTCGAAGTGCCTGGCGTCCGACGTCGCGATGGAGGTGACCACCGACGCCGTGCAGCTGTTCGGCGGCGCCGGCTACACCGTCGACTTCCCGGTCGAGCGGATGATGCGCGACGCGAAGATCACCCAGATCTACGAGGGCACCAACCAGATCCAGCGCGTCGTGATGAGCCGCGCGCTGCTGCGCTGACCTCGGGGCTACACGTATCGGGAATGCGATAGCGCAGGCGCTATCGCATTCCCGGTTTGGCGCATGGAAGAGACAAGCGCGAGGTTGTCGACCGCGAGCGACTCTTCAGGCGGCTGACAAGCCCCGCTACGCGGACGACGAACTTCTCGCTCGCGGTCGGCGCTCAGCGACATGGCTGCGCCGGCCGACTCCCGGCACGATCATCGGCACCGTCTCGCGGTAGGCGGCATATCGCGCGCCCAGCTTCGCCAACAGGTCGCGCTCCTCGAGCCACATCGCCAGCACGATCCACGCCGTGGTGACCGACGCGAACAACAGCCGTCCCGCCGTCATCGTCGGCGCGGCCCAAAACGCCACGAGGAAGCCGAGATTCAGCGGATGGCGCACGACCCGGTAGAACAGCGTGGTGCGGAATCCCGTCTCGCCCTGCGGGCGGCCCCGCCACGCCGTGAACACCTGCTTCAGGCCGAACAGTTCGAAGTGGCTGATCATGAATGTCGAGGCGAGCACGATGGCCCACCCCAGCCAGAACAGCACCCAGATCGCGATCCGCGCCGGCTGCCACGTCACGTCCCACACCACGAACGGCAGCTGCCGCCACTGCCAAAGAACAAGCGCGAGAACAGCACTCGCTGCCAGGACGTAAGTGCTCCGTTCGATCGGCTGCGGGACGTATCGGGTCCACCACCGCTTGAACGCCGGTCGCGCCATCACGCTGTGCTGCACGGCGAACAGCGTCAGCAACGCCAGGTCGATCAGCAGGGCGTGAATCCAGGACGTCGCGATCGCTTGGTCGACGCTGCGGGGCACGCCCACACCGCCGACGAAGCCGATCGCATACACGAAGACGACGAGGAACAGCAGGTAGCTGATCGCGCCGTAGCAGAGGGTGAGATATCGAGTCATGAACAGAGGGTGAGCCGACAGCCCACGGCAGACATGAGGCAATTGCCTCAAAAGTGACCATCCCGGGAAAACGCGGTGCCGAGCAAACTCGAGAAATAGAGTCCGCCTCAGGATCGCGAGGAGGCGACATGGGGGGATCGATCAGCGTCGGCCGCGTCGGGGGATGGGCGTTCGCGCTCGGGGTCGGAGCGGCGGTGCTCACCGGGACGGCGTCGGCGTCCGCGGACACCGGCGACTCCGGCTCGACGACGAGCCAGTCGACGACGGCACACGCGCCCCGGACCCACGCGGGGCCGAGGGCCGCGGACGCGGCAAAGCGGCAACGCACCACCGTCAAAGACCGCAAGGCCGCCCGGCGGGCGGCGAAAGACGACGCCCCGGCTACAAACCGACCGGTGAAGCCGAGGAAGGCGGCCATCACCACGCCTGCCACGACGACGGCCTCCGCTGCCGCCGACCGCACCGTCGTCGCGTCCGGCCTCAACGCACCGGTCGACTTCCAGGTCCTGCCCGACAACCGCATCGTCGTCGCGGAGAAGGGCGGCAAGATCCGGATCGTCGAGGACGGCGCCGTGGCCCGGCGGCCGCTGGTCCGGCTGCCCGTCCTCACCCAGGGTGAGCGCGGGATCAACGGCATCACCATCGATCCCGACTTCGCCGACAACGGCTACCTCTACGTGGCCTACACGACCCGCGGCGCCCGCGACCGGCTGGCGCGGCTGACGGTGGTCGGCAACCGGGTCGCGTTCGGCTCGCAGAAGGTGCTTCTGCAGACCACGGACAGATCCGCGCTCTACCACCGCGGCGGAGCGCTCGGCTTCGGGCCCGACGGCGACCTCTATTGGGGGCTGGGCGACAACAAGAACGGCGCGAACGCGCAGGATCTGACGAGCTTGCACGGCAAGATCATCCGGCTCAACCCGGAGGGCTCGATTCCCTCCGACAACCCGGACCTCGGGCCGGGCGCGCTGCCGCAGATCTACGCCTACGGCGTGCGCAACCCGTTCCGGTTGACGTTCACGCCGACCGGTGAGCTGCTGGTCGCCGATGTCGGCGAGAACTCCTACGAGGAGCTCAATCTTGTGACGGCCGGCGGCAACTACGGCTGGCCCGGCGCCGAGGGCTACTGCGACGGCTGCACGTCCATCGACCCGATCTACGAGTACGCCCACAACGGGAGCGGCGCCGCGATCACCTCGGTGCTGGTTTACACCGGCGATGTCCTGGGACCCGAATATCAGGGCAAGGTGTTCATCGCCGACGAGGTGCAGGGCTGGATCAAGGTGCTGACGTGCAGCGCGGACTTCTCCTCGTGCGGCAACGCGCAAGACTTCGACCCGCAGGCCGGGTCGTC is a window of Mycolicibacterium chubuense NBB4 DNA encoding:
- the mddA gene encoding methanethiol S-methyltransferase; protein product: MTRYLTLCYGAISYLLFLVVFVYAIGFVGGVGVPRSVDQAIATSWIHALLIDLALLTLFAVQHSVMARPAFKRWWTRYVPQPIERSTYVLAASAVLALVLWQWRQLPFVVWDVTWQPARIAIWVLFWLGWAIVLASTFMISHFELFGLKQVFTAWRGRPQGETGFRTTLFYRVVRHPLNLGFLVAFWAAPTMTAGRLLFASVTTAWIVLAMWLEERDLLAKLGARYAAYRETVPMIVPGVGRRSHVAERRPRARSSSSA
- a CDS encoding acyl-CoA dehydrogenase, whose protein sequence is MASWSGDPSFDLFQLPEEHRELRDAIRALAEKEIAPHAADVDENARFPEEARQALVASGFNAVHVPEEYDGQGADSVAACIVIEEVARVDASASLIPAVNKLGTMGLILRGSDELKQKVLPSIASGEAMASYALSEREAGSDAASMRTRAKADGDDWILNGAKCWITNGGKSSWYTVMAVTDPDKGANGISAFMVHEDDEGFTVGPKERKLGIKGSPTTELYFENCRIPGDRIIGDPGTGFKTALATLDHTRPTIGAQAVGIAQGAVDAAIEYTKDRKQFGKSISDFQAVQFMLADMAMKVEAARLMVYSAAARAERGEGNLGFISAASKCLASDVAMEVTTDAVQLFGGAGYTVDFPVERMMRDAKITQIYEGTNQIQRVVMSRALLR
- a CDS encoding 5-(carboxyamino)imidazole ribonucleotide synthase: MIGGGQLARMTHQAAIALGQTLRVLALRSDESAAQVTPDVVLGSHTDLDALRRAADGATALTFDHEHVPQELLEKLVADGVNVLPPPSALLHAQDKLVMRRKLSELGAPVPRYADVSSVDDAVAFAESVGGAVVIKTVRGGYDGRGVVMASSVDEARAIVEGYLADGVPVLVEERVEMRRELAALVARSPFGQGAAWPVVETVQEDGICVTVIAPAPNLSYETGSAASELALRVAAELGVVGVLAVELFETVDGRLLVNELAMRPHNSGHWTMDGARTSQFEQHLRAVLDYPLGDTSALTPYTVMGNVIGAPQTPAISMDERIHHLCARMPEAKVHLYGKEERPGRKIGHVNIVGADWESLRERAERAAHWLSHAEWTDGWDPHT
- a CDS encoding PQQ-dependent sugar dehydrogenase — its product is MGGSISVGRVGGWAFALGVGAAVLTGTASASADTGDSGSTTSQSTTAHAPRTHAGPRAADAAKRQRTTVKDRKAARRAAKDDAPATNRPVKPRKAAITTPATTTASAAADRTVVASGLNAPVDFQVLPDNRIVVAEKGGKIRIVEDGAVARRPLVRLPVLTQGERGINGITIDPDFADNGYLYVAYTTRGARDRLARLTVVGNRVAFGSQKVLLQTTDRSALYHRGGALGFGPDGDLYWGLGDNKNGANAQDLTSLHGKIIRLNPEGSIPSDNPDLGPGALPQIYAYGVRNPFRLTFTPTGELLVADVGENSYEELNLVTAGGNYGWPGAEGYCDGCTSIDPIYEYAHNGSGAAITSVLVYTGDVLGPEYQGKVFIADEVQGWIKVLTCSADFSSCGNAQDFDPQAGSSVVLRQAPDGSIYQLTYSPGQLVRISGAPSAVSSPAVDV
- the purE gene encoding 5-(carboxyamino)imidazole ribonucleotide mutase, with the translated sequence MSARVGLIMGSDSDWPVMSEAAEALAEFDVPFEVGVVSAHRTPARMLSYAQDAAGRGIGVIIAGAGGAAHLPGMVASATPLPVIGVPVPLARLDGMDSLLSIVQMPAGVPVATVSIGGARNAGLLAVRILGSADAALRERMASFQQGLEEMVLAKDEALRKRLLGE